Proteins from a genomic interval of Haliaeetus albicilla chromosome 13, bHalAlb1.1, whole genome shotgun sequence:
- the C13H1orf198 gene encoding uncharacterized protein C1orf198 homolog codes for MASMAAAIAASRTAVMNGNRPLDERERKRFSYFSSLSPMARKIMAEKERIRERYGPEWERLPPRQQDEIIDKCLVEPHVQARYAAHRGAARPAAPPASYPSLRLNTGQKVVRFGDEDITWQDEHSAPFSWETKSQMEFSVASLSIQEQGGAQLQNEQRQPVKAAPGVQVPKSSQASKTPGSEGLIASRKEEESSFWKINAERSKFEGDKSEFQSLTPSQIKSMEKGEKALPSFYRQESTPKEVAKAEKPSVTKSEKSVVPSLPSVSLEWEKPRPTQLPVSSLDDFFLPDPPQDLASSRTNKEDTDGTILTDPQMPGQTSTSNVILKTGFDFLDNW; via the exons ATGGCCTCCATGGCGGCGGCGATCGCCGCCTCCCGCACAGCGGTGATGAACGGCAACCGGCCGCTGGACGAGCGGGAGCGCAAGCGGTTCAGCTACTTCTCCTCGCTGAGCCCCATGGCGCGTAAAATCATGGCGGAGAAGGAACGGATCCGCGAACGCTACGGGCCCGAGTGGGAGCGGCTGCCGCCCCGCCAGCAGGACGAGATCATCGACAAGTGCCTGGTGGAGCCGCACGTCCAGGCCCGCTACGCCGCGCACCGCGgtgccgcccgccccgccgcgccgcccgcctcCTACCCCAGCCTCCGCCTCAACACGGGCCAGAAGGTGGTGCGCTTCGGCGACGAG gacaTAACTTGGCAAGATGAACACTCGGCTCCGTTCTCCTGGGAAACGAAG AGTCAAATGGAGTTCAGCGTTGCATCTCTGTCCATACAAGAGCAAGGTGGTGCCCAGTTGCAAAATGAACAGAGGCAGCCCGTTAAAGCAGCACCTGGTGTCCAAGTCCCTAAATCTTCTCAGGCCAGTAAGACCCCTGGCTCTGAGGGGTTGATAGCatccagaaaggaagaagagtcCTCCTTCTGGAAGATAAATGCAGAGCGTTCAAAGTTTGAAGGAGACAAGTCTGAGTTCCAGTCTCTGACCCCCAGCCAGATCAAGTCCatggagaaaggagagaaagccCTTCCCTCTTTTTACAGACAAGAGTCTACTCCAAAGGAGGTGGCAAAAGCTGAGAAGCCCAGTGTAACTAAATCAGAGAAGTCTGTCGTCCCCAGCCTACCTTCTGTATCTCTTGAATGGGAGAAACCTCGACCCACTCAACTCCCTGTTAGTTCTCTAGATGACTTCTTTCTTCCTGACCCACCACAGGACCTGGCATCTTCTAGGACAAACAAGGAAGATACTGATGGTACTATACTTACAGATCCACAAATGCCTGGACAG actAGTACAAGCAATGTTATCTTGAAGACTGGCTTTGATTTTCTAGACAACTGGTAA